The following proteins are encoded in a genomic region of Micromonospora olivasterospora:
- a CDS encoding nuclear transport factor 2 family protein — protein sequence MSVSADVVKAWLEEFGRVWREGDVEGAAAIMTEDASYRNSPFLEQPFVGHDAIAGFWEAALVGVSDVDFRYGTPVIEGDRVGVEWWATLRSGGEDYTLAGNFLLTFAGNRVADLRESFVKQKGALQPHAGWGL from the coding sequence GTGAGCGTTTCGGCTGACGTCGTCAAGGCATGGCTGGAGGAGTTCGGGCGGGTGTGGCGCGAAGGCGACGTGGAGGGGGCGGCGGCCATCATGACCGAGGACGCCAGCTACCGGAACAGCCCCTTCCTGGAGCAGCCGTTCGTCGGTCACGACGCCATCGCGGGGTTTTGGGAGGCCGCGCTCGTTGGCGTCTCTGATGTCGACTTCCGCTACGGGACGCCGGTGATCGAGGGAGACCGGGTGGGCGTCGAATGGTGGGCCACCCTCCGCTCGGGCGGGGAGGACTACACCCTGGCGGGCAACTTCCTGCTGACCTTCGCCGGGAACAGGGTTGCGGACCTGCGCGAGTCGTTCGTCAAGCAGAAGGGGGCTCTTCAGCCGCACGCCGGCTGGGGTCTCTGA
- a CDS encoding NAD(P)/FAD-dependent oxidoreductase → MGTEVENRADVLIVGAGVIGASAAFALAKAGHDVLVVDRNSGIGDGSTGSSAGIIRVHASDAQSSALAADALAVWNNWRGFLGADSTEEVARFVRCGSLILDAGTGFVDRAAAAMRAAEVSYEEWSLDEMSGHFPYFDFHRFGPPRPVDDDEFWSEPTELLPGALYTAQSGYVGDPTLAAVNLMHAAQREGARLRRSTPVVRIDLEGARVVGATLADGSRLRAEAVLVAAGPHTDSLVSAIGGTSDFRVRTRRIREELVHVPAPAGLDLALQGVHLVDGDLNINFRPELGNAFLGGSNGDLVEEQTVIEDPDEFDPLVTADVWERTTLRLARRIPALGIPRARTGVVGLYDAAEDWLPIYDRTCFDGLFVAMATSGTQFKTAPIVGELLRHVVETELDGRDHTAEPFLAPTSGRSYSTAQFSRLRDPRKGQLRG, encoded by the coding sequence ATGGGTACCGAGGTAGAGAACCGCGCTGACGTGCTGATCGTCGGGGCGGGGGTGATCGGCGCCAGTGCCGCCTTCGCGCTGGCGAAGGCGGGCCACGACGTGCTCGTGGTCGACCGCAACAGCGGGATCGGAGACGGTTCGACCGGGTCGTCGGCAGGCATCATCCGCGTCCACGCGAGCGACGCGCAGAGCTCGGCGCTCGCTGCCGACGCCCTGGCGGTGTGGAACAACTGGCGCGGCTTCCTCGGTGCCGACAGCACCGAGGAGGTCGCGCGTTTCGTGCGGTGTGGCTCGCTGATCCTTGACGCCGGGACCGGGTTCGTCGACCGAGCCGCAGCGGCGATGAGGGCCGCCGAGGTCTCGTACGAGGAGTGGTCGCTGGACGAGATGAGTGGCCACTTCCCGTACTTCGACTTCCACCGGTTCGGACCGCCCCGGCCCGTGGACGACGACGAGTTCTGGTCCGAGCCGACAGAGTTGCTGCCCGGCGCTCTCTACACCGCGCAGTCGGGGTACGTCGGTGACCCGACCCTCGCGGCCGTCAATCTGATGCACGCGGCCCAGAGAGAAGGTGCCCGCCTGCGGCGATCGACCCCCGTCGTGCGGATCGATCTCGAGGGTGCCCGCGTCGTGGGGGCGACCCTGGCCGATGGGAGCAGGTTGCGGGCGGAGGCGGTTCTCGTCGCTGCCGGACCGCACACCGACTCACTTGTCAGTGCAATCGGCGGAACCTCCGACTTCCGGGTCCGAACCCGGCGGATCCGGGAGGAACTGGTCCACGTGCCGGCGCCTGCGGGGCTGGACCTCGCGCTTCAGGGGGTACACCTCGTGGACGGCGACCTCAACATCAACTTTCGTCCGGAGCTGGGCAACGCGTTCCTCGGTGGCAGTAACGGCGATCTCGTCGAGGAGCAGACAGTCATCGAGGACCCCGATGAGTTCGACCCGCTGGTGACGGCCGACGTCTGGGAACGCACGACGCTGCGGCTGGCTCGGCGCATCCCGGCACTGGGCATCCCGCGTGCGCGAACCGGCGTCGTCGGGCTGTACGACGCGGCGGAGGACTGGCTGCCGATCTACGACCGGACGTGCTTCGACGGGCTGTTCGTCGCGATGGCGACCTCAGGCACACAGTTCAAGACGGCGCCGATCGTGGGTGAGCTACTTCGCCACGTCGTCGAGACAGAGCTGGACGGCCGCGACCACACCGCCGAACCGTTCCTCGCCCCGACCAGCGGGCGCAGCTATTCGACGGCGCAGTTCTCCCGGCTGCGTGATCCGCGCAAGGGCCAGCTTCGGGGATGA